From a region of the Oncorhynchus tshawytscha isolate Ot180627B linkage group LG14, Otsh_v2.0, whole genome shotgun sequence genome:
- the LOC112267228 gene encoding serpin H1 — MWVTVVALCLLAIVASGEDRKKLSSHATTMADQSANLAFRLYHTVAKEKGLDNILISPVVVASSLGMVALGGKASTASQVKSVLSADTLKDEHLHTGLSELLNEVSYSKTRNVTWKISNRLYGPSSVTFADDFVKSSKKHYNYDHSKINLRDKRSAVNSINEWAAKSTNGKLPEITKDVQNADGAMIANAMFFKPHWDEKFHEKMVDNRGFLVTRSFTVSVPMMHRTGLYKFHDDTENMLFVLDMPLGQKQSSLVFIMPYHLEPLDRLEKLLTRKQLETWMGKMEERAVAISLPKVSVEVSHNLQKTLGELGLTEAVDKTKADFSNISGKKDLYLSNVFHASAMEWDIEGNPFDTSIFGSEKLRNPKLFYADHPFIFLVKDNKTNSILFIGRMVRPKGDKMRDEL, encoded by the exons ATGTGGGTGACCGTCGTAGCTCTGTGTCTGCTGGCCATTGTGGCCTCTGGAGAAGACAGGAAGAAGCTGAGCAGCCACGCCACCACCATGGCTGACCAGAGCGCCAATCTGGCCTTCAGACTCTACCACACGGTGGCCAAGGAGAAGGGCCTTGACAACATCCTGATATCCCCTGTGGTGGTGGCCTCCTCCCTGGGCATGGTGGCCCTCGGGGGCAAGGCTTCCACCGCCTCCCAGGTCAAGTCTGTCCTCAGCGCTGACACCCTGAAGGATGAGCACCTGCACACAGGCCTGTCAGAGCTCCTGAATGAGGTCAGCTACTCCAAGACCCGTAATGTCACATGGAAGATCAGCAACCGCCTCTACGGCCCCAGCTCGGTCACCTTTGCCGATGACTTTGTGAAGAGCAGCAAGAAGCACTACAACTATGACCATTCAAAGATCAACCTCAGGGACAAGCGGAGCGCAGTGAACTCCATCAACGAATGGGCGGCCAAGTCGACAAACGGCAAGCTGCCTGAGATCACCAAGGATGTGCAGAATGCTGATGGAGCCATGATCGCCAACGCTATGTTCTTCAAGC CTCACTGGGATGAGAAGTTCCATGAGAAGATGGTAGACAACCGTGGCTTCCTGGTGACCCGTTCATTCACAGTCTCTGTTCCCATGATGCATCGCACTG GTCTCTATAAGTTCCATGATGACACAGAGAACATGTTGTTTGTGCTGGACATGCCCCTGGGCCAGAAGCAGTCCAGCCTGGTGTTCATCATGCCCTACCACCTGGAGCCCCTGGATAGGTTGGAGAAGCTGCTGACCCGCAAGCAGCTGGAAACCTGGATGggcaagatggaggagagggccGTGGCCATCTCTCTGCCCAAAGTCAGTGTAGAAGTTAGCCACAACCTCCAG AAAACTCTTGGTGAGCTTGGTCTGACTGAAGCTGTGGACAAAACCAAGGCTGATTTTTCCAACATCTCTGGCAAGAAGGACCTGTACCTCTCCAATGTGTTCCATGCCTCTGCCATGGAGTGGGACATTGAGGGGAACCCTTTTGACACCAGCATCTTCGGAAGCGAGAAGCTGAGGAACCCCAAGTTATTCTACGCTGACCATCCCTTCATCTTCCTGGTGAAGGACAACAAGACCAACTCCATCCTCTTCATCGGCAGAATGGTGCGACCCAAAGGAGACAAGATGCGTGATGAGTTATAA